AATAGATTTTCCAACTGATAATTGCAGCAACAAAGTACATTACTCAAAAGTAGTGTCACACAAATATTATAGTACTATTGTAAATGAGACCTAACAAAATTATAGTACATCTACCTGAACTGTAGTAGAAATCTTCTTTCCATTGAAACATGAAATGATATCACCCCTTTGGATTCCGAGCCTCTCAGCATTAGATCCATTCGCCACCTAAGGTTCATTTGGTAACAAATACTCATTATGTTGCATGTGAAGAGAAGCACATTAAAGAAAACTAAGGAAGTCTAcaataagaaaaaaaaagaacatTAAATACCTCATTAACAATAAGACCATCATCAATTTTATGCTCGCGCACTATCTTATCAATATAAAGAGGGTCCAGAAGCTTGATGGCGAAAAACTTGAATCCAAGATGGGGCCGAGGAATGCGTCTATGCCAAGTAACCATTTAAGACACCAAAAAAACACATAGGACCTTTAAACCATATTATATATGAGACATTTCTCTGTAGTCTAACTTCTGCCTATTATGTTGAAATCACCAACAATAGACCAaatattttgatttgaataaaGTTGAATGGGTTGAAAGAATATCTGTCATTATCTCATTCCACTAAACAATATAATCTcaataggatcaacattagttgaCCATCACAAAAACATTTACTCACGAAAATCTTAGAAATCCAGAACCTAGCAGAGAGTTTAAGAGAAAATCGAGTTTTCTACCAATATTTTTGTTTTCAGCTTTGACATTAGTAATAAAAATGCATCAAGGTCCAATCCTAGTCTCACTGCAGGTTTCGGCTAAATTAGTTTCTAAGAGCAATTGTACAAATGTAATAATTATAGCACAAAACACGACAACCTAACATCATTAAACACAAAAACATAGTTTTATGGTCAAtaaagtacatgagagagagaataAACAATGTAAAAAAGAATTCTAAAGATCCGCAAATAGTTTCCCCATGTTATGTGATAATTGGGACAATGAATAGCGATGCATGAAAATCATAACTCTACTTTTACGCCTTTTCATTAAGTATAATATATAATGTAACTCAAAACAACAAGCTAAAGACAGTGAAGGAAGTGAGGGGGAAAACCTACCCCAATTTCTTCCACAAATCCAAGCACTTGATCAAGATAGAAGATGGTATAAAAGACCCATATGCACTAATGTTGACCATTCCCACAACCTTCCCTTTCAAGTCAATGACCACACCTCCATTGTCATACTACAACATTTATTTATACAGACAATATTATAACTTATAATAAAAGTATAGTAACAAAGTGTTGCAAAATTGAAGAAGGCTACATTAGACTCAGAATAGAATAATAAAATATCACATATAATATCATAATAGAAGAATTATATACCTCATTAACATCGCTACGAGAAAAGAACATGAAGTGATAACGCTGAAATACGTCTGGATTTAAGTATTCCACCCTGCCATGGGTTACTCTGAGATCTAAATTTCCATCTCTCCCAAGGTGGAAAACCTCTTGGGCTTGTTGGACTTTAACATTAAGAAGTGGCAACTGAACATCAGCATCGACTCTAACTCTAAAGAGAGCAATGTCGTAATGCTTCTGATAGTAGATCAAGTGGCCTTCTGCAGGGGTCTCATCCAGCAAATGAACAATAACCTGAACAGCGGTTTGCAAAAAACTCATATGCATAAATACTAGATAGAGGGGGTTATCTGAGATATAACCAACAAAGGTTAGACTGATGTCACTTCTCCTGTCCTTAGCAACTCACTTACTCACCTTGGCATTTCGATCATACTCATCTTTGCCTAACCATACGTTGTACTCCACAGGATCCAAGCGAATCAGCTGAGCAGTTGTCAAAACAATGCCTGTTTTATTTTCCTTGTCCCAGTCAACCCAGAAACCAGAGCAGCGTAATAATGGCTTACCATCTGTTCATCAGTTGATTCATGCAAAAAGTATATATAGATGTGTTAGCAAGCTAGTGATGAAAAGCAGTGTTTGCTCTCAGAAGAGCAAAAACAAACACAATGGTTAAGGAAGTGTGGCCATCCATAACTGACTAGTGAACCAGACAGTAGCATAACTTTGTCAACTAGGTTATAGGCTTGTAGCAAACCAAACACGACCTATAGTGTGTGATTGCCCAAGAAAGGAAGTTCCCACAGTGACTTCATTTCACCGTATAGAATTAAAGGGTGACTATACGGAGgtggtgttttggctcataggtgcaTATGATTATtatgaaaaatgcataaaaaacaaaaattaaaaatgtcaaaaaattctgaaTAAAATTTCGCATGTACATCCAGACATTCTATGTTCGCACACAAGATTTTGGCGAAAAAGAACATTTTGTGTGGCTTGTgtcaaaaagacaaaaaaaatgtTGCGTGAATAATCATGTTGGagcatcaaaatttatcttttttacatggGACACAAGCTTGTGTACGAACATATAATGTCTAGATGTATATGCAGAATTTTATTTCAGAATATTTTGACATTTTGAAATGTGTTTTCACACAATAGGTTCATATGCACCCGTGAGCCGAATTAAATTTCCTTGACTATATATCCAATATATTATTATTTGATCGATCGGAAAAGTTGCGCCAAGATTTAGAAATTTTATATTAGTTGGAGAAGAAAAATGATTGGTGTGTCTACACTATTCCGGTACTTCTAGAAACATCAATTCAATGAACAAATCTGACTCCCAGATTGTGGAAATTTGTATTGCAACGGACTAATAGTACATGCCAGTAAGACCCCATGAGAAACTATTTCTGCCCATAGGATTGTCACACTATACATGTTTAGCAGTGAGGTGATCCTAGACAAAGAGGCACATGATGTTAGCAGTATATTACCGATGGAAGAGGAGAGGCCGACAAGTAACTTAGCAGCGGAAACAACTGCTTTGGTTCCACGTTCACGGACGGCAACAAGCTTTGGATCACTCGCCAGGCATGTGGCAGGCATGAAGTTTTGGAGCGTGGACCTTTGCATTTGGCGACCTGCACGATGCACGAAGAAGACATCATATTACACATTTACACAACACGGCCGAATGAATCGTAAACACCAAAAGGGGAGATTTCGATTACTGGTGCAGCAAAGCATGATCCTTGCAGGACAGTTCTGTATTATCGGAAACCAAAAGTCCACATACAAATTTAAACCAGGCGTTCGAAGTTAGGGTATTAGTTCTGGCACAAGGCTAAGGCAGCAGACGTCCTAGTATAGTATTCTAATGGGAGCACAGCCTCCAGGTGAAGGTGCTAGCAAGCTCGCTGGAAGGCACGCCAACATAAAGGTGAAACCTAGTAGAATAAAACAATCTCCGGTGGAAAATTTGTGTTGGTTTGGATTTGCCAGCGGTATATATATATCGACGATAGAAAAGAGTAAAATCTGAGGCTGACAGCGAAGGAACGAACCTATTTTCTCTTTAAAATATTTTTCGGCGTCGTCGAAGGCCTCGTACAGCTCCACGCTGTACTCCTCGTCGTCGGGGATGTAGGGCTCGCAGATCGGGGAGCTGGGTGCAGACGAcaccacttcttcttcctcctcctcctcctcttcccctaGATTTCTCCTCTTGGCATCcctctcatcctgctcgtcgcCGCGGCGGGGCTTTTTGGACCTCTTCCTCCTTGGCTTGGATCGGTCGGAGCTGGTCCCCGTCGTGGGCACGGCTGGTGGGAGCGCAGGGGGAGGGACTCCCGCTCTCCGCCGCCTCTTCGTTGCCGTCGACCCGGGCCCTGATCCGGAACCCGACGCGTCTTCCCCGTGCGGCATGGCTGAGACGATGGTCGGAGACACGCGCCGCCGCCGGAACGGTTGGGGAACGGAGAACCTGAAGTGCTGGAATTATTTTCCTTTTCTCTCTCCCTCAGGCCTCAGAGCAAAGGATTGGATTTGTTTGTTTATTTACTTTCGAATGCGTCGATTGGGGACTAGACTACGCGGGCCCGAGAACTCTTCAGTGCTGGGCCTTCTCCGGGGAATCGTCACCGACCGACTCGGTAGCGCGCGCGCGTCCTGTTGTTACCGTTTCGCTGGCCTTCCTTCCCTTGTGTGGTTTTCGGTAAGAGTAAAGTCTATTTCAAACCTTCAAGTTATAGAGGGTGTCTAAATcaagatgacccgttgcgctatcgcgcaatgaCGGAGGCTAACCATAGGGTTTCGCTTATTTTAGTACCGAAGGTTGGAGCAGAACTCTTTCATCGAGTACAATAGTATCCGACGTGTGTGTTATCGCATTGCTCGACGACCCTTGTACTTTCATGTGGGTAATGCTCTCGATATCTCTTCCACTTTCCTTTGCGTAATCCACTTGCTATCACGGGATATTATGGTTAAGTGGCTGCGATTTCTTATTTCATCACTTGCACATTTGTCTTTCATCGCAATGCTTAAGTGTACCTATGGACGGCGTTTTAATAACTTTCAAATAatacccgttgcgctatcgcgcaaatggcggAGGCTAACCATAGGGTTTGGCTTATTTTTTGTACCGA
This Lolium perenne isolate Kyuss_39 chromosome 1, Kyuss_2.0, whole genome shotgun sequence DNA region includes the following protein-coding sequences:
- the LOC127300378 gene encoding uncharacterized protein, which gives rise to MPHGEDASGSGSGPGSTATKRRRRAGVPPPALPPAVPTTGTSSDRSKPRRKRSKKPRRGDEQDERDAKRRNLGEEEEEEEEEVVSSAPSSPICEPYIPDDEEYSVELYEAFDDAEKYFKEKIGRQMQRSTLQNFMPATCLASDPKLVAVRERGTKAVVSAAKLLVGLSSSIDGKPLLRCSGFWVDWDKENKTGIVLTTAQLIRLDPVEYNVWLGKDEYDRNAKVIVHLLDETPAEGHLIYYQKHYDIALFRVRVDADVQLPLLNVKVQQAQEVFHLGRDGNLDLRVTHGRVEYLNPDVFQRYHFMFFSRSDVNEYDNGGVVIDLKGKVVGMVNISAYGSFIPSSILIKCLDLWKKLGRIPRPHLGFKFFAIKLLDPLYIDKIVREHKIDDGLIVNEVANGSNAERLGIQRGDIISCFNGKKISTTVQLENLLLNMCMDFDRANQPNAIDIFIGVFDTRKNRWRDVNLNAKVSDHGEIVARATAPFTMGPRRTGVSVAPDQTVSG